A DNA window from Gammaproteobacteria bacterium contains the following coding sequences:
- a CDS encoding hemerythrin domain-containing protein, with amino-acid sequence MSLDIDERAGWPEELLDLLRRYPRETWRARGSAIAQFWLERHDAFRRQCDALESLAAEYRAERLDARRFAASTAPALQNLLAHLHGHHQIEDFHYFPYFRAAEPSLARGFETLERDHQTLHAGMAAVVEAVNALLGAVAASEHDRHHVRGAAERYSDASLLLIRRLARHLDDEEDLIIPLMLDRG; translated from the coding sequence TTGAGCTTGGACATCGACGAGCGCGCGGGCTGGCCGGAGGAGCTTCTCGACCTGCTGCGGCGGTATCCGCGCGAAACCTGGAGAGCGCGCGGCTCCGCGATCGCGCAGTTCTGGCTGGAACGGCACGACGCGTTTCGCCGCCAGTGCGATGCGCTCGAGTCCTTGGCCGCCGAATACCGGGCCGAGCGGCTCGACGCGCGGCGATTCGCGGCGAGCACCGCGCCCGCATTGCAGAATCTGCTTGCGCATCTGCACGGCCACCATCAGATCGAAGATTTTCACTACTTCCCATATTTTCGAGCGGCCGAGCCGAGCCTCGCGCGAGGCTTCGAGACGCTCGAGCGCGATCACCAGACGCTGCACGCGGGAATGGCGGCGGTCGTGGAAGCGGTCAACGCACTGCTCGGCGCCGTCGCGGCATCCGAGCACGATCGCCACCACGTGCGCGGCGCGGCCGAGCGCTACTCGGACGCGAGCCTGCTGCTGATTCGCCGGCTCGCGCGCCACCTCGACGACGAGGAAGACTTGATCATTCCGCTGATGCTGGATCGGGGCTGA